tgcatcggacacataccttggatcggacaaatttgtttataaatatacaaataaatgtgcatgcgctcatgtgttgtttcgtatattcctgaattagaacaaatgaactttatcattattaagaatttgacagtcacattgtcaaagaaatagcaatatagacatcgtaaaatgacatcaaatacgccattattgaaaattaagttacgaagattttacactaaagcattatttgaatgttgtgcgtttgattgtgaattagtgaaaatgcactctctgcctaaaataattagaaagaagtaagttttgaaacaaaatttgattaaaataagtccaagaaatttgaacaattaatgtcaaggtcattattgcaccatatgttcatttcaccatggatcggacaaaagttaaccatgcatcggacagttttcactgcatgattttttctaataatatgGATATTATGTGCCCATTCCTTgtgatatactttaaatgtgaagtaaaatataaatttaaaaaataattgatacaaacattttcctcaAACCACTTAAAAATCGAGTTTTACGGACAAACCCTTTTTAGTCCAAAGTTCCTGTAggagctggcacgataaagaaccccttatgataaatattcctttaaacagaagcactagtctaaattcctatatgtagatttaaggacttacattaaaagaaatatgaattgcaattgaataaattaatatttccgaacctttgtatttttgcattaaaaccagaaaatgttgttatttttaatctctaCTGTACTGCTATAGCTGTccgatgcttggtaaatattgtccgatccatggtgaaatagttcaacgcttcattaatttgctttattttctacatttttaacaatttcacaattttttcttcaataattaagcaaggggaaaacctgcaacttttaaaacaagttttatttatatttggacgatatttgatgcgtgaacaaagggaaaaatccaaaggtgtccgatgcatggtgaaatcaccctaaattgaatttgtttttattcttttcagcttttctattcattttttaaatcactgGTTGGGAAGGATGTTGTCGTGGAACTGAAGAACGACCTCAGGTAAAACtagattttcaaagaaaattaaaagttgtttttttttaaattatttataatatttaattttatactttttaagttGTGAAAGCTTAACTGTTAAACTGTGGTAGTTTTTTGAAGCTGAATATGAAAAGGCTTTACTATCTGTTTTATGACATAATTCATTGTTGAATGTTGTGCAAActatatttaataaagaaacattacaattacAGTAGATTTTGTGACCGCTTCTAAGACGGTAGCAGTTTCGGAACATCTAGGTTTAATTAGATTGACATCATGTTTTGATGGCCATCAATGGGTATCAGGTGCATTTGCCCTATCTACCTGTTTGCCTGTGTCAATCTGTTTGGCATAATTAATGTTGGCCCTATACTTTGTTCAATACATATCTGcattattgtatatacatgtattataacaataatatatatttggtTTGAAGGTCAAATTTAGCTTTGAAAGTGTGattaagaaatttttaatttgtaggTCGAAAAGAAAGATTTGCATGTAACTGGGATACAAGTGCTGGTATTTTGTATcacttttttaatttgatttacagTATTTGTGGGACTCTTCACTCAGTGGACCAGTTTCTGAACATAAAGTTAACAGATATTACGGTAACAGATCCAGACAAGTACCCCCATATGGTAAGTCAGTTTGTGTGCATCAATAACAGTGAAAACCATGGGTACTATAAATCTGCATTTTTCCTCCCACATATTTAAGAAATTGGTTGTGTCAGAATGTTATAAGCCaactttaaatgtaaaatataaatgggGAAAAAAACATCCAAGATAGGAAAAAAAAGTCATCTAAGATATGTtcgaattgttttttttcagcTTTCTGTGAAAAACTGTTTTATTCGTGGCTCTGTCGTGCGCTATGTTCAACTTCCGGCTGATGAGTGCGACACACAACTTTTACAAGATGCAGCACGCAAAGAAGCAGCACAAAACAGACAGAGGTGATGAGAAAAGTGATACACACAGACAAAGTGTTTTACGGGCAGCTTCTCGGAAGACATTCAGTGCAAGGATTATATACATCTAGATTTTCATAacaaagatgtacatgtatatgcaattaTGCACACATTTTAATAGAATGTCCTTTGCTATGTCATTTGTAATGTTACAGACTATTTTCTCTAAAAgtcttttgtttaattttgcaaaTCAGACTGTGAATTGCAAATTTGTGAATGTtgagtatacatgtaattgatactTGACAATCACAAATGGTTGACTAGTGAATAAAGTTACCTGATCTGACTGTGTagaccattttttaaaacagaaattactggaacataatttaaaaaaataaataaaaatgtaaaagaaaaacttgaatgatttttttttgatgttttttttaagttactGTTTAGGTATATTatgtaatgaaatattaaaaagtaaGGTGATTAGGTCATTAATTACTTggctttttaataatttttttgggggtgggggtaggGGGGTCTTATCTTGTCACATATCACAAAGAGCTCTACAAGTGACTA
The nucleotide sequence above comes from Magallana gigas chromosome 2, xbMagGiga1.1, whole genome shotgun sequence. Encoded proteins:
- the LOC105330850 gene encoding U6 snRNA-associated Sm-like protein LSm2; amino-acid sequence: MLFYSFFKSLVGKDVVVELKNDLSICGTLHSVDQFLNIKLTDITVTDPDKYPHMLSVKNCFIRGSVVRYVQLPADECDTQLLQDAARKEAAQNRQR